The genomic region GCCTGCGCGGCGCAGCTAAGCGCCTGCCGGCGCGCTGAAGTGAGATTCTGCTGCACGCCATCGTGGAGGAGACGGCGGTAGGACTCGATGCCGGCAGGGACTAGCGACGACCGCTGAGCGATGTCCGACCACTCGTCGCGCGTCTTGCGTGGCATGAGGTCGAAACACATGCGCACCATCTGCAGCGGGCTGGTCAGGATGTTGAGCCCGCGGAAGTGCTCTTTGGCCCGGTGCAGCTCAGCGGTGACTCCCAGCCGCTCGCGGATAAGCTCCTTGGCTATGCGGTCCCGCTCACCTTTGTTCTCCGCCGCCGAGAGCTGGGTGAGCGTGGACATCGTGAGCATGTACTGCGCTTCGACGCCTTCCTGCGAGTAGTCGGTCATCCTGTCGTTGTAGCCTTCGATGCCGAGCATCGTGGCGGAGACGGGGTCGAGCTCCGCGTACTTCGCGACGTATGCGTCGGCGACGGCATAGACCGGGGACTTCGAGGACATACCTGCTTCCAGCGAGGGGGATATGTCTAGTGTAAGGCATGGGGAAGAGAGTGGAGGCAAATTATGAAGGATGAAAGGGAGAGCAGGGAGCAGTAGTCAGTAGTGGGTAGTAAGTAGTTGGCCAATCCAACAGCCGGCTTTATGTCTGGCCTACTACCTACTACTAACTACCGACTACTTCATAATTCATAACTGATGTTAGACCCGACCGGCTATGATGTCCCCCATCTTGCTCGTCGTGACAAGCTGGCCGCCGTCTGAGGCGATGTCCTTCGTGCGGTAGCCTTCGGCCAGGACGCCCTCGACGGACTTTTCTATGGCGTCGGCCTCCTTCTCCAGGCCGAAGGAGTAGCGGAGCATCATCGCGCCGCTGAGGATCGCGGCGATGGGGTTGGCGATACCCTGGCCGGCGATGTCCGGGGCGCTGCCGTGGATAGGCTCGTAAAGGCTCATCGGCCGCTTGCCGCGCCCGTTCGGGTTCGGCAGGCCCGCCAGGCTGGCGGACGGAAGCATGCCCATCGAGCCCGCCAGGACGGACGCCTCGTCGGAGAGGATGTCGCCGAACATGTTCTCGGACACAACCACGTCGAAGTGCGCCGGGTTGCGGATGAGCTGCATCGCCAGGTTGTCCGCGAGGATGTGCTCCAACTTCACGTCCGGGTAGTCCGCGGACATCTCGATGGCGATCTCGCGCCACATGCGGGAGGACTCCAGAACGTTGAACTTGTCGGCGGACGTGAGCAGCTTCTTGCGGCCGCGAGCGAGCTCGAAGCCCACCTTGAGGATGCGGCGCACCTCTTGCTCCGTATAGTACATCGTGTCCACGCCGCGGCGGCCGCGGGAGGTGGTCCAGCGCTTCTTCGGCTTTGAAAAGTACAGCCCGCCCGTGAGCTCGCGCAGGATGATCATGTCCACGCCCTTGAGGTAGCTCGGCTTGATTGGGCTGGAGTTGATTAGCTGCGGGTAGACCTTCACCGGCCTCAGGTTGGCGTAGAGGCCGAGGTTCTTCCGCAGCGCCAGGATGCCCGCCTCCGGCCGCACCTTCGCGTCCACCTTGTCCCACTTCGGCCCGCCCACGGCGCCGAAGAGGATGGCGTCGCTGTTGTCGATGACCTCGACGGTTGCGTCGGGGAGGGCGGTGCCGCTCTCGTCGATGGCGATGCCGCCGATCTTCCCCCAGTTCGCCTCCACCTTGTGGCCGAACTTGCCGCCGACGGCGTCCACAACCTTGATGGCCTCGCGGATTACGTCCGGGCCGATGCCGTCCCCAGGCAGCGCTGCGATAGTTATCTTCATTGTGACTCCAGAGGCCCCGATGCACGGACCGGGAAGCCCCTTCGTAAGTTCTCGCTATGGTGTCAGAACCAAGCCGTGAAGTATTATATGCCAAATTGAAGAATATATCTGCGAAGCCGCGCTCAACGTGCGTGCCGCACAGCTGAAAGGACCTCTCAATGGCTATCACCAAGGACGCCGTTATCGTTGGCGGCGGTGTCATGGGCACTGCGATCATATTCAACCTGGCGACGCGCGGCGTCAGGAACACCGTTTTGCTGGAGCGGGACACCCTCGGCTCCGGTTCTACGGGCCGCTCCTCCGGCGCGGTGCGCATGCACTACTCCACAACCGTCAACGCGGACCTGGCATGGAAGAGCCTCAAAATCTTCCAGAACTTCGGCGAGATCGTCGGCGGGGACTGCGGCTTCGTGCAGACCGGCTACATGGTCTTTGTGCCGGGCGATTCCCGCGACGGGCTGAAGTACAACATCGGCATCCAGCAGGCGGTGGGCATTGATACGCGCATCGTCTCCAAGGAAGAGGCGCGCGAGCTTGCGCCGATGTTCGAGTACCAGGACGACGAGGCGTTCGCGTGGGAGGCGCAGTCCGGACACGCCGACCCGAGTGGCACCGGTCTCTCGTACGCTACGCGCGCCCGCGAGATGGGCGCGCAGATAGTACTGCAATCGCCTGCGACAAACGTGGAGATCAAGAACGGCAAGGTGGTAGCCGTAGAGACGGCCACAGAGCGCTATGAGACGAACACGGCGGTGATTGCCACAGGGCCGTGGTCCGGCCGCTTCATGCGCAAGCTCGGCTTCGACCTGCCGCTGGAGGCGACGCGCCACGAAGTTTTTCTCCTGCGGCGCAAGCTGGACCAGCTACCGTTCCACCCCGGCGGCGGCGACATGGCCAACCTGGTCTACTTCCGCCCGGAGGGCTCCGATCTTACGCTTGTCGGCAACGGCAATGCCGAGGACGTGGCCAACCCGGACAACTACAACCCGAAGTACGGTACTGAGCACCTGGAAGACGTATGGCTGCGCCTTTCGAAGCGGCTGCCGGCGATTGCGGACGCCGAGATCTTCACCGGCTACGCGGGACTGTACACGTCCACTCCTGACCTTCACCCGATCATCGACAAGGTGACCGGCGTCGAGGGGCTTTACATCTGCACAGGCTTCAGCGGCCACGGCTTCAAGCTCGCCCCGGCCATCGGCGTGTGCGTAGCGGAGATGGTCCTTGACGGAAAGTCGAAGCTCGTGGACTTCACGCCCCTGCGCATGGACCGCTTCAAGGAAGGCAACCTCAACAAGACTACCTACAAGTTCAAGGTGATAGCTTAGGGGAGAAGAAGGGAGGGAATGATGGCTAACCAGTCTGCACTTATCGATTCTAACCCGTCGGTCATGATGGGGAAGCCGGTGGTTTCTGGTACGCGGATCACGGTCGAGCAGATACTGGAGGCTCTGGCCGCCGGTGAGACTACCGATCAGCTTTTGGAGGCGTACCCCAGACTGACCATCGAGGGGATAAGGGCTGCTCTGGCATTTGCGGCCAAGGCCCTCAGCGCAGATGTCGTGTACCCGCACGAGGAGGTCTAGGCCTGAGATTCGTGGCGGACGAAGGACTCAACAAGGCGATTGTGGACCGGTTGCGTCTAGAAGGCCACGACGTACTCTACATTGCCGAAACCGACCGGGGAGTTTCCGACGATGCGATTCTGGAGATGGCCGTCGCAGAAGGTCGAATAGTCGTGACACTAGACAAAGGATTCGGCCAAATGGTATTCGGCAGCTACCTGCCAACACACTGAGTAATTCTGGTACGCCTATTCGGCGAAACAGAAACGGAGAAGACTTCCATCGTGGCCCAGGCCGTCCGCAATTTCCACGACCGCATTTTCAACAGTCTGACGGTTATCTCTAACCGCGGTGTGCGAATTAGACGGATCGTTAAGTGAAACTCCAGTACTCCGCATATACCGACACCCTCTCCAGAGACCTCTCCAGCAGCGGGCCCGTCCGCGCACGGGAGGTCACGAGCGGCGCTACGCCTCTACGTCTGACCTGTACCCGATCATCGACCAGGTACCAATGACTTACAAGTTCAAGGTGATAGCATAGGGGGGACCGTTCCCCATAAGTTCGGTTATATTCACCTATAGAAACGTTCACTCCCTGTAAGTATTATATAACCCGGCCATTCGTTTTGCTAAAACTACATGGACGGAGAGGGAGTGTCGTGAAGCTGCTTCCCATATCCAGCCTACGGGCGAGGTTAGTAGCCCTCGTACTCTTCGCCGCAGTCCCCGCTTTCATTCTGCTTGCCTGGTCCGCAGCTAACGCCCGGGACCAGGCCGCGCGCGAAGCACGCGAAGACGCAGCCAGGGCTGTAGCCGCGGCTGCCCGCAACCAGGCGGCGCTCATCGATCAGGCCCAGCGGCTCCTCATGCTATTGGCGCAAGTGCCCCAGACGTTGCCCGGCCACGAGTCAGAGTGCTCCAGCCTTGCACGCGCATACTCGTCCAGAGCCCGCAATTCGGCAATATCGGCGTGGCTACTCCCGATGGGAATCTCTACTGCAGGGCTGCGCCCCTGGCCTCCGCCGTAAACGTTTCGGACAGGGCCTATTTCCAGCGCGCCGTTACCGCGAAAAACTTTGCTGTCGGCGACTACCTGATCGGCAGGGTGACCGGCAGGGCTTCGCTTACTGTGGGCTATCCGACGTACGACGAGTCCGGTGAGATGCAGTCCTTGCTCTTTGCCGCAATCGACCTCGGGTGGCTCAACGATGGCGCCGCCGCTTCCGGCCTGCCGGACGGGTCGGAGGTGTTCGCGGCGGATACACGCGGGTCAATCCTGGCGCGGTTCCCGGATTCCGCAGGATCAGTGGGGAAGGCCCTGTCCGACTTCGGCTTGCCCGCCGAGTCGCTGGCCTCCGGCAACCCGGTGACAGGCCTTGACGGAACGGACCGTCTCTATTCCGTTGAGGCGGCGCATTACCAGGTTACGACTATCTACTTCGCCGGCGGCATACCCGCTTCAGTCGTATTCGCCGGGGCAAACGCGGAGATTGCCCGGGACCTCCTGGCGCTGGCGGGAATCGTTGTGCTGACGGCGGCCGCGGCGTGGTTCACCGGAGGCTTCCTGGTGCTCCGGCCTATCAGAGAGATCTCCATTGCTACTCGCGCCCTGTCGGCAGGCGATCTAAGCAGCCGCGCCCGCGTTTTGGGGGCGGCGAAAGAGCTTGACCAGCTTGCCGCATCATTCAATGAGATGGCGAACACCATTGAGTCTAGGGACCGAGAGGTGCAGGACTCGGCGAAGGCCATCAAGGCAGCTAACGCGAAACTGAACGCTGTTGTTGATGCTTCGCCGATCGGGATAGCCTCTCTGGACGCAAAAGGCAACATTGTGATCTGGAACCGCTCCGCCCAGGTCATCACTGGGTGGACGGTAGAAGATGCAGTGGGGCGCCCGCTCCCTATTACCGTCGACGAGAAGCCGGTTTACGGAAACGGGTTGGCTGCTGCCCTCCGGGATGGGAAGACCGTCGCAGGAACAGAGATTAGAGCGCGCCGAAAAGACGGCGCTCCGGTTGACCTCAATATGTCCGCCGCGCCATTGCGAGGGCCGGGCGGATCAATCGAAGGCGCTATTGTCATGATGACGGACGTTACCGAGAAGAACAGGCTCCGCGATCAACTTGTTCAATCCCAGAAGGTTGAGAGCATCGGCTGGCTGGCGGCGGGCGTCGCGCACGACTTCAATAACCTCCTCGTCCCCATAATGGGTTACGCAGAGCTAGTGTCCGAAACCATGCCCCCAGGCGATAGGGCCAGGGAAGACCTCAACGAGATATCCAGGGCCGCCGAACAGGCGCGCAACCTGACTCGGCAGCTGCTTGCCTTCTCTCGGCAGCAGGTGATGGAGCCTCAGACCTTCGACCTCAACCAGCTCATCCTGGACATGGACAAGCTGTTCCAGCGCGTGATCGGAGAGAACATAGAGCTGACTTCGTTGCCCGCGGAAGGGATATGGCCGGTGTGCGCAGACCCCGGGCAGATACAGCAAGTCCTCATGAACCTGGTCGTGAACGCCCGGGACGCGATGCACAGCGGCGGAAAAATTACCGTTGAGACATCGAATGCTGTACTTGATGACGAATACGTGGCCCTGCATCCGGATGCGACTGCAGGTGAGCACGTTATGCTTGCGGTGACGGATACGGGTACAGGGATGACAGACGAGGTCAAGAGACACCTTTTTGAGCCGTTCTTCACCACGAAGGAGCGCGGGAAGGGCACTGGCCTGGGCCTGGCGACATGCCACGGGATCATCCGGCAGAGCGGCGGCACAATCTGGGTATACAGCGAGCTCGGCCGCGGCACCACCTTCAAAGTGTACTTGCCCAGGGCGCAGGGGGCGCCACAGGCAACCAGAGTGGAGGCGGAATACTTTGGAGGAGGAAACGAGACCGTCCTGGTGGTCGAGGACGATGATCGAGTCCGGCGCGTGGCCGTCAGAACGCTTTCGGAAATAGGGTATCGAGTGCACGAAGCGTGGGACAGCGAAAGCGCTTTGGCTGTGTTCTACGGCGAGGGTCCATCCATAGCACTGCTGGTCACCGACGTAGTTATGCCCGGGTCCAACGGCAGGGAGCTGGCTGACGGCCTACGCCGCCGATTCCCGTCCCTAAAGGTCCTCTTCATGACCGGATACACGGATGATACCGTTATCCGCCACGTGGTGCTTGAGCAGGGCGCGGCGGTGCTCCAGAAGCCATTCACCCCCAGGACTCTTGCAAAAAGGGTCCGTCAGGTGTTAGATACGCCTATCGTGGGGCACGGATAGGGTTCGTGATACGCGTGAGGTCGCGCGCGGCGTTACCATAGATGTGGACCCTGCCGGCAACGTCGTCGGCATCGACATCGAAAGCGCTGGCAAGGTGGTGGACATGACGCGGCAGGAGGCCGTCGCGGGCTTTGCGATGACGAACCTACTAATCAAGTGACGCTGGTGATCCTTGGATCTCGGAAACATCGGTACGGCGTTCGCGCTGATCTTCCTGGCGGAGTTCGGTGACAAGACACAGTTTGCAGTTGTAGGCGTATCCGCCCTCGCGCGGCTGCGGTGGGCGGTCTTCCTCGGCTCTGCCGCCGCGTTCATTGTCCTTGCGCTGGCGGCGTCCATCATAGGCTCGATCGCCGGCGACTTGATCCCGGCCGAGTGGGTGGGTATTGCGGCCGGCACCCTGTTCCTGGTCATCGGGGCGCTGACCCTCCGCGCGGCCCTCGGTCACGACGCCGATGACGGCGAGGCAGGCGCCGGCGGCGCGAAGTCGCAGTCGTTCGCCCGAGTGGCCGCGTCCACGTTCGCGATGATCTTCGTCGCCGAGATGGGGGACAAGAGCCAGCTCGCCGTCACCGGCCTTGCCGCCGAGTCCGGCGACCTCCTCGGCAGCTTCATCGGCTCGGCGCTCGCGCTGGTGACGCTCACGGGCCTTGGCATAGTCGGCGGCGCCGCGCTTTCGCGCTACCTCAAGCCGAAGATGATCAAGACGATCGCGGCGGTGGTCTTCCTTGGCGTCGGCCTTGTGCTCCTCGTCGGCGCGATAGCCGCGATGAGGTAGTGGGCGAGGTCCGTTACGGAGGTACAGTTTGGATCTTCAGACGTACCGCATCGGCGTCCGCCTGGCACTCTCCGCATGCGGCCTGCTCTTGGCGGCCTGCAGTCCGGCAGCGCCTATGGCCCCGCCGGCAACCGGCACTGCTTCCGCAACGCCACTTCCCGAAGTAACGCGTGTTCCTCAGGGAAGTGGTGATGTTGTGGCGCAACGAGAAGCCGAGGAAGTTGCCGTTCTTGTGCAGCTTGCCGGTGCGGTCTCTCAGGGAGCGAAAGAGATAGTGTCCTTCCCACTGCTCCGTTCGATAAATATCAATTACGGGACTGGGGTCGCGACTTTTGGATTCACCGACGGCAGGGCGACCGCGCAGTTCGACATCGCCGTTTCAAGCACATCAACGACGGCTTCTGACTGGTCCGTGCGGCAGCATGACACGATCCATCCTGTTTTTGCTGTAGACCATTCAGTGCTGGACCTTGCCGGTCTACGAGTGCCGCCGTCGAAGACCTTCAGCGCTGCTCTGGAGGACTGGCGTCATTGCAGGAATTCTGACGATACGACGAGATTGACTGCCACGCTACTTCCGGCGCCTGAAGGGCTCATTTGGACGGTGAGTTGCGGCACGTCAGAAGGGATCTGGTTCGGGACGATGTACAACGCAACCGAGGTCTGGCGCGCAGAGGCTTCTCCGCTACAGCCTCCCGAGACATCAGTGCCCAGATAGGCGCGTCGGGAGTCCCCCGTTTGCAGTCCCGAAATCAGCGTAATGTGTGGATGACTTCCCCGGCTTTTGGCTTGACTGACTACTTACTACCGACTACCTCCCTTGTAGTATCATGTCCGCCATCATCTCCCGGAGCGTCCACCCATGCCCAAAGATCTCCCCAGGCACGCCCGCGTCGTCGTCGTGGGCGGCGGCATTGCGGGGTGCGGAGTCGCGTACTACCTTGCGAAGCTGGGGTGGCGCGATGTCACCGTGCTGGAGCGCAAGACCGTGTCCGGCGGGACGACGTGGCACGCGGCGGGGCTGGTGACGCAGTTCCGGGCGTCGCGCTCCCTCATCGAGATTGCACGCATCAGTGTGGACCTGTACTCGCGGCTGGAGGCTGAGACCGGCCTGCCCACCGGCTTCCGGCGTCCAGGCAGCATCACCGTCGCCCGCACGCCCGGGAGGATGGACGAGATCCGCAAAATCGCCTCGCTCGGCCGCTCCTTCGGCATCGAGATCGAGCCGATTACCCCGAAGCGCGCGGGCGAGATGTGGCCGCTTATGCGCACGGACGACCTGGTTGGCGCGCTCCACATCCCGCGCGACGGTCAGACAAACCCCGCTCTGACGGCCCTCGCGATGGCGCGCGGCGCGGAGCTGCAGGGTGTGAAGATCATCGAGAACGTGCAGGTGACCGGCTTCCGCAAGAGGCACGGCTCGGTGGCGGGCGTCGTAACGGGTAGGGGAGAGATCGGCTGCGAGTACGTCGTCCTCGCGGCGGGCATGTGGTCGAGGGAGCTTGGCCTGCTCGCGGGGGTGAATGTGCCGCAGATGGCTGCAGAGCACATGTACCTCGTCACCAACCCGCTCCCCAGCGGCGTCCCGTACGAGATTCCCTCGCTGCGCGACCCGGACGAGCAGATCTACTTTCGCCGCGACATGGAGGAGCAGGGCGCGATCCTGATGGGCGGCTTCGAGACGGACGCGAAGCCGTGGGGGGTGAGGACGGGGATTGGCAGTGAGCAGTCGGCAGTCGGCCAGGCAAACAGCCGAACAGCCACACCCTCTCCGTCCCGATGGGGCATCGGGACACCTCTCCCTGAGGGAGAGGAACAAAGGCAGGGAGGGGAAGGGGAACAGAGCCGAGACATCCCCGGGGACTACCACTTTGGGCTGCTGGAGCCGGACTGGGACCACTTCAAGGTGTTCTGGGAGAACGCC from SAR202 cluster bacterium harbors:
- a CDS encoding DUF885 domain-containing protein, whose product is MSSKSPVYAVADAYVAKYAELDPVSATMLGIEGYNDRMTDYSQEGVEAQYMLTMSTLTQLSAAENKGERDRIAKELIRERLGVTAELHRAKEHFRGLNILTSPLQMVRMCFDLMPRKTRDEWSDIAQRSSLVPAGIESYRRLLHDGVQQNLTSARRQALSCAAQAEAWAGAGGKPSFFIKLLDSYDATRISDPALRGRLEGGAAAASDAYAEMAKYLRDTYAPASPEQDGIGPERYRLYSLGYNGTELDFEDTYAWGWE
- the leuB gene encoding 3-isopropylmalate dehydrogenase — protein: MKITIAALPGDGIGPDVIREAIKVVDAVGGKFGHKVEANWGKIGGIAIDESGTALPDATVEVIDNSDAILFGAVGGPKWDKVDAKVRPEAGILALRKNLGLYANLRPVKVYPQLINSSPIKPSYLKGVDMIILRELTGGLYFSKPKKRWTTSRGRRGVDTMYYTEQEVRRILKVGFELARGRKKLLTSADKFNVLESSRMWREIAIEMSADYPDVKLEHILADNLAMQLIRNPAHFDVVVSENMFGDILSDEASVLAGSMGMLPSASLAGLPNPNGRGKRPMSLYEPIHGSAPDIAGQGIANPIAAILSGAMMLRYSFGLEKEADAIEKSVEGVLAEGYRTKDIASDGGQLVTTSKMGDIIAGRV
- a CDS encoding FAD-binding oxidoreductase, with product MAITKDAVIVGGGVMGTAIIFNLATRGVRNTVLLERDTLGSGSTGRSSGAVRMHYSTTVNADLAWKSLKIFQNFGEIVGGDCGFVQTGYMVFVPGDSRDGLKYNIGIQQAVGIDTRIVSKEEARELAPMFEYQDDEAFAWEAQSGHADPSGTGLSYATRAREMGAQIVLQSPATNVEIKNGKVVAVETATERYETNTAVIATGPWSGRFMRKLGFDLPLEATRHEVFLLRRKLDQLPFHPGGGDMANLVYFRPEGSDLTLVGNGNAEDVANPDNYNPKYGTEHLEDVWLRLSKRLPAIADAEIFTGYAGLYTSTPDLHPIIDKVTGVEGLYICTGFSGHGFKLAPAIGVCVAEMVLDGKSKLVDFTPLRMDRFKEGNLNKTTYKFKVIA
- a CDS encoding DUF433 domain-containing protein; the encoded protein is MANQSALIDSNPSVMMGKPVVSGTRITVEQILEALAAGETTDQLLEAYPRLTIEGIRAALAFAAKALSADVVYPHEEV
- a CDS encoding response regulator: MLQPCTRILVQSPQFGNIGVATPDGNLYCRAAPLASAVNVSDRAYFQRAVTAKNFAVGDYLIGRVTGRASLTVGYPTYDESGEMQSLLFAAIDLGWLNDGAAASGLPDGSEVFAADTRGSILARFPDSAGSVGKALSDFGLPAESLASGNPVTGLDGTDRLYSVEAAHYQVTTIYFAGGIPASVVFAGANAEIARDLLALAGIVVLTAAAAWFTGGFLVLRPIREISIATRALSAGDLSSRARVLGAAKELDQLAASFNEMANTIESRDREVQDSAKAIKAANAKLNAVVDASPIGIASLDAKGNIVIWNRSAQVITGWTVEDAVGRPLPITVDEKPVYGNGLAAALRDGKTVAGTEIRARRKDGAPVDLNMSAAPLRGPGGSIEGAIVMMTDVTEKNRLRDQLVQSQKVESIGWLAAGVAHDFNNLLVPIMGYAELVSETMPPGDRAREDLNEISRAAEQARNLTRQLLAFSRQQVMEPQTFDLNQLILDMDKLFQRVIGENIELTSLPAEGIWPVCADPGQIQQVLMNLVVNARDAMHSGGKITVETSNAVLDDEYVALHPDATAGEHVMLAVTDTGTGMTDEVKRHLFEPFFTTKERGKGTGLGLATCHGIIRQSGGTIWVYSELGRGTTFKVYLPRAQGAPQATRVEAEYFGGGNETVLVVEDDDRVRRVAVRTLSEIGYRVHEAWDSESALAVFYGEGPSIALLVTDVVMPGSNGRELADGLRRRFPSLKVLFMTGYTDDTVIRHVVLEQGAAVLQKPFTPRTLAKRVRQVLDTPIVGHG
- a CDS encoding DUF2283 domain-containing protein, translating into MRLSWGTDRVRDTREVARGVTIDVDPAGNVVGIDIESAGKVVDMTRQEAVAGFAMTNLLIK
- a CDS encoding TMEM165/GDT1 family protein, which codes for MDLGNIGTAFALIFLAEFGDKTQFAVVGVSALARLRWAVFLGSAAAFIVLALAASIIGSIAGDLIPAEWVGIAAGTLFLVIGALTLRAALGHDADDGEAGAGGAKSQSFARVAASTFAMIFVAEMGDKSQLAVTGLAAESGDLLGSFIGSALALVTLTGLGIVGGAALSRYLKPKMIKTIAAVVFLGVGLVLLVGAIAAMR